From one Solanum lycopersicum chromosome 12, SLM_r2.1 genomic stretch:
- the LOC109118689 gene encoding uncharacterized protein isoform X1 — MEFSLPLVQNLHFVKEEMSSPLSDQILNFCESEFFPNVQNSEVASSSNCCSYEEQSSYSNNLDMNKFSNTIEKNEEKNVTTVTSNVISPSRINNDDNNNNNMSNNDLSIMFDTQEDHQIENDISASIEFTQDGNFSIPHHLLQTQHQDLFDMNSLNDQHMKMTDHVSDGSLHQPYPHDHHHQQHHHQPPIVPLMGPPLGHYYEDDSLSSIPSYMRVPTSSSSPLLDPSLANYLPLNTNTNMPNAECSAILAAAAAAAPGGSLFFGTEFPPVQEMDFQGDSSRLFCPDSLPRVYNCTSDELQALSNESQHLVSANPLASEITNLEDTTYKAVKCTPEERREKIHRYMKKRNERNFSKKIKYACRKTLADSRPRVRGRFAKNDEFGEASAKTMSCGTNEDITHDQQDVKLNFTYHQDPNMMNTSSGHDNNGRIFTSNCHSSTSPYDICPPLYCTDGQLH; from the exons ATGGAATTCTCTCTTCCATTGGTTCAAAACTTGCATTTTGTTAAG GAAGAGATGTCAAGCCCTCTTAGTGATCAAATTCTGAATTTTTGTGAATCTGAATTTTTCCCAAATGTACAAAATTCAGAAGTTGCTTCTAGCTCAAATTGTTGTAGCTATGAAGAACAAAGTTCATATTCAAATAATCTTGATATGAACAAGTTTAGTAACactattgaaaaaaatgaagaaaaaaatgtcacAACGGTTACATCTAATGTTATTAGCCCTTCAAGAATCAACAACGacgataacaacaacaacaacatgagcAACAACGATCTCTCGATTATGTTTGACACTCAAGAAGATCATCAAATCGAGAATGATATATCCGCTTCTATAGAATTCACACAAGATGGAAATTTCTCAATCCCACATCATTtacttcaaactcaacatcAAGATTTATTCGATATGAATTCTCTCAACGATCAACACATGAAAATGACAGATCATGTTTCGGATGGATCACTTCATCAACCGTATCCTCAcgatcatcatcatcagcagCATCATCATCAACCCCCTATCGTTCCACTTATGGGGCCACCATTAGGACATTACTACGAAGACGATTCTTTATCATCTATACCTTCTTACATGCGCGTTCCTACATCTTCATCATCTCCCCTTCTTGATCCTTCACTCGCGAATTACTTACCTTTAAACACAAACACCAACATGCCTAACGCTGAATGTTCAGCTATacttgctgctgctgctgctgctgcccCGGGAGGTAGCTTGTTTTTCGGAACAGAGTTTCCACCGGTACAAGAAATGGATTTTCAAGGAGATAGTAGTAGACTATTCTGCCCCGATTCCTTGCCACGAGTCTATAACTGTACTTCCGACGAGCTTCAG GCACTAAGCAATGAGAGTCAACATTTGGTTAGTGCTAACCCTTTAGCATCAGAAATAACAAATTTGGAGGACACTACTTATAAAGCTGTTAAGTGCACGCCGGAGGAGAGGAGGGAGAAGATCCATAGATACATGAAGAAACGAAACGAAAGGAATTTCAGCAAGAAAATCAAG TATGCATGCAGGAAAACGTTAGCAGATAGTAGACCAAGGGTAAGAGGAAGATTTGCGAAGAACGATGAATTTGGTGAAGCTAGTGCTAAGACAATGTCATGTGGTACAAATGAAGATATCACACATGATCAACAAGATGTAAAACTCAATTTTACATATCATCAAGATCCTAACATGATGAATACTTCATCAGGACATGATAATAATGGACGGATTTTCACTTCGAATTGTCACTCGTCTACGAGTCCCTACGATATTTGCCCTCCTCTGTATTGTACAGATGGACAGTTACACTAA
- the LOC109118689 gene encoding uncharacterized protein isoform X2 has translation MLKNMVNIQENQLPIEEMSSPLSDQILNFCESEFFPNVQNSEVASSSNCCSYEEQSSYSNNLDMNKFSNTIEKNEEKNVTTVTSNVISPSRINNDDNNNNNMSNNDLSIMFDTQEDHQIENDISASIEFTQDGNFSIPHHLLQTQHQDLFDMNSLNDQHMKMTDHVSDGSLHQPYPHDHHHQQHHHQPPIVPLMGPPLGHYYEDDSLSSIPSYMRVPTSSSSPLLDPSLANYLPLNTNTNMPNAECSAILAAAAAAAPGGSLFFGTEFPPVQEMDFQGDSSRLFCPDSLPRVYNCTSDELQALSNESQHLVSANPLASEITNLEDTTYKAVKCTPEERREKIHRYMKKRNERNFSKKIKYACRKTLADSRPRVRGRFAKNDEFGEASAKTMSCGTNEDITHDQQDVKLNFTYHQDPNMMNTSSGHDNNGRIFTSNCHSSTSPYDICPPLYCTDGQLH, from the exons ATGTTGAAGAACATGGTTaatattcaagaaaatcaacTTCCCATT GAAGAGATGTCAAGCCCTCTTAGTGATCAAATTCTGAATTTTTGTGAATCTGAATTTTTCCCAAATGTACAAAATTCAGAAGTTGCTTCTAGCTCAAATTGTTGTAGCTATGAAGAACAAAGTTCATATTCAAATAATCTTGATATGAACAAGTTTAGTAACactattgaaaaaaatgaagaaaaaaatgtcacAACGGTTACATCTAATGTTATTAGCCCTTCAAGAATCAACAACGacgataacaacaacaacaacatgagcAACAACGATCTCTCGATTATGTTTGACACTCAAGAAGATCATCAAATCGAGAATGATATATCCGCTTCTATAGAATTCACACAAGATGGAAATTTCTCAATCCCACATCATTtacttcaaactcaacatcAAGATTTATTCGATATGAATTCTCTCAACGATCAACACATGAAAATGACAGATCATGTTTCGGATGGATCACTTCATCAACCGTATCCTCAcgatcatcatcatcagcagCATCATCATCAACCCCCTATCGTTCCACTTATGGGGCCACCATTAGGACATTACTACGAAGACGATTCTTTATCATCTATACCTTCTTACATGCGCGTTCCTACATCTTCATCATCTCCCCTTCTTGATCCTTCACTCGCGAATTACTTACCTTTAAACACAAACACCAACATGCCTAACGCTGAATGTTCAGCTATacttgctgctgctgctgctgctgcccCGGGAGGTAGCTTGTTTTTCGGAACAGAGTTTCCACCGGTACAAGAAATGGATTTTCAAGGAGATAGTAGTAGACTATTCTGCCCCGATTCCTTGCCACGAGTCTATAACTGTACTTCCGACGAGCTTCAG GCACTAAGCAATGAGAGTCAACATTTGGTTAGTGCTAACCCTTTAGCATCAGAAATAACAAATTTGGAGGACACTACTTATAAAGCTGTTAAGTGCACGCCGGAGGAGAGGAGGGAGAAGATCCATAGATACATGAAGAAACGAAACGAAAGGAATTTCAGCAAGAAAATCAAG TATGCATGCAGGAAAACGTTAGCAGATAGTAGACCAAGGGTAAGAGGAAGATTTGCGAAGAACGATGAATTTGGTGAAGCTAGTGCTAAGACAATGTCATGTGGTACAAATGAAGATATCACACATGATCAACAAGATGTAAAACTCAATTTTACATATCATCAAGATCCTAACATGATGAATACTTCATCAGGACATGATAATAATGGACGGATTTTCACTTCGAATTGTCACTCGTCTACGAGTCCCTACGATATTTGCCCTCCTCTGTATTGTACAGATGGACAGTTACACTAA
- the LOC104645214 gene encoding uncharacterized protein — protein MNSIKDTVSEKLSRLFSDSPSKSSDQQPQARPYTKEGRSLSSVLSIFLPSTSFSKFKDEDDVNSFQSHSFTWRSKSFSWRDRPLERYAECDDHNDHMEEGENGLVRSSIGVLNESFYTPRCNEEPNSARSVASGFEPFEDAPDGDSLEQSMPNLVEDSVFISRELYDFFQSSLPNIVKGCQWSLLYSTAKHGISLRTLIRMSANSSGPCLLITGDKRGAVFGGLLESPLRPTAKRKYQGTVQSFVFTTVYGEPRLFRPTGANRYFYLCMNEILALGGGGHFALCLDGDLLSGNSGPCDTFGNLCLAHDEEFELKNVELWGFTHASRYLTS, from the exons atgaattccaTAAAGGATACAGTTTCTGAGAAGCTTTCACGTCTTTTTTCTGATTCTCCTTCTAAATCTTCAGATCAACAACCTCAG GCCAGGCCATACACGAAAGAGGGAAGATCTTTATCATCTGTACTTTCTATCTTTCTACCGTCAACAAGTTTTAGTAAGTTCAAAGATGAAGATGATGTCAACTCGTTTCAATCACATTCTTTTACGTGGAGAAGTAAGAGTTTCTCATGGCGTGATAGACCTTTGGAGAGATACGCAGAATGTGATGATCATAATGATCACATGGAAGAAGGTGAAAATGGCTTGGTCAGGAGTTCAATTGGTGTGTTGAACGAATCGTTCTATACACCTAGGTGTAATGAAGAACCTAATTCTGCAAGGAGTGTCGCCAGTGGTTTTGAACCTTTCGAAGATGCACCTGATGGAGACAGTTTAGAGCAGTCTATGCCTAATCTCGTTGAAGATTCTGTTTTCATTTCTCGGGAGTTGTATGACTTTTTCCAGTCTTCTCTCCCTAATATAGTGAAAGGCTGTCAATGGTCCTTGTTGTATAG CACCGCGAAACATGGTATATCACTTCGTACGCTAATTCGCATGAGTGCTAATTCTTCTGGTCCTTGCTTACTG ATTACCGGGGATAAGCGAGGTGCTGTATTTGGTGGGTTGCTTGAGTCACCACTCAGGCCAACCGCGAAGCGGAAGTACCAa GGAACAGTTCAGTCATTTGTATTCACAACTGTATATGGTGAACCAAGGCTATTCAGACCTACGG GTGCCAACAGATATTTTTacttatgcatgaatgaaatcCTTGCGCTTGGAGGAGGTGGACATTTCGCGTTATGTTTGGATGGAGACCT GTTATCTGGTAATAGTGGACCTTGCGATACGTTTGGGAACTTATGCTTAGCACATGATGAAGAGTTTGAGTTGAAGAATGTTGAG TTGTGGGGTTTTACACATGCATCTCGATACCTCACCTCGTAA
- the LOC101244652 gene encoding pathogenesis-related protein STH-2 codes for MGVTTYTQDIVAQVDANRIFKALVLDADNIIPKLMSQAVKNIETIEDHDGNIKKMNFVEGYPIKYLKHKIHFIDDKNMVIKYSLIEGEVLGENLEHISYYIRFEECENGGCICKTISEYHTNGNCIVKEEEIKEDRDKAIELFKLVEAYLLANPFAYV; via the exons atggGTGTTACTACATATACCCAAGATATTGTAGCACAAGTTGATGCAAATAGGATTTTCAAGGCTTTGGTTCTTGATGCAGATAATATTATACCAAAATTGATGTCACAAGctgttaaaaatattgaaactatTGAAGATCATGATGGAAACATCAAGAAGATGAACTTTGTTGAAG GATATccaataaaatacttaaaacacAAGATCCATTTCATTGACGACAAGAACATggtaataaaatattcattaattgaagGAGAAGTTCTTGGAGAAAATTTGGAAcatatttcttattatattagATTTGAAGAATGTGAAAATGGAGGGTGCATTTGCAAGACAATAAGTGAGTATCATACAAATGGTAATTGTAtagtcaaagaagaagaaatcaaaGAAGATAGAGACAAAGCTATTGAACTTTTCAAACTTGTTGAGGCATATCTTCTTGCTAATCCTTTTGCCTATGTTTAA